CCCTCATAACATAATCATCTGCTTGTAGATGGTGTACTGCCTCAAATCAGGGTGCGAAATCACTTTTTTCACATAATCAACGATTGTTTTAGGACGCAATAGCTGATATTTCTATATGATTAACTTGTGTATTATTTGTGATAAAAAGGTGAATTTTACCATGAAACCTTTGACAAAAAAGTGCCGGAGCTATCTATCTCCGACACCAAAGGGTATTACAAACTTTATTTTGTTTCTGAAATATGTTTACCAGATAAGTAATTAATAAATTGTTGGGCAGTACGTCCGGATCGTCCCCCGTGACTCATTTCCCAAATATTTGCCTGCGCAAGCAGCTCTGTCTCATCTAACTTAATGCCTTCTGTTACAGTCGCAAGTCCTTTTACTATTTCAAAGAATTCCTTTTGGTTTGGTGCAGAATAATTAATAGTTATACCAAACCTGGCTACTAGAGATAATTTTTCCTGCATAGTGTCACTACGGTGTAATTCATCCTTAGACATGTCAGAACGATCCGACCAGGTTTCACGAATTAAATGTCTGCGGTTAGAGGTTGCATAGATAAGAATGTTATCAGGCTTTGTTTCCAGACCACCTTCAATTACAGCTTTCAGATACTTATACTCTATTTCAAATTCTTCAAAAGATAAATCGTCCATATAAATAATGAACTTATAATTACGGTTTTTCAGTTGTGAAATCACGGCTGACAAATCTTTAAACTGATGCTTATATATTTCAACCATTCGAAGTCCTCTGCCATAATACTCATTTAGTATCGCTTTAACACTGGTAGATTTACCTGTACCACTATCGCCAAATAATAGAACATTATTTGCCTTGCGTCCTTCTACAAAAGCTTCCGTATTATCAATCAACTTTTTCTTTTGAAGCTCATAGCCGATTAAATCAGATAAATGAATATCTTCTGTATTGGTTACGGGCTGCAATATCAATGCATCATCTATCGATTGAATACGAAACGCTTTGTTTAACCCAAACGCACCAACACCATAATCTTTGTAAAATTCAGTTACTATCGTTAGGATTTCTTCCTCATCCTTTGCTGCTGCAAGTTTTGTACTTAGAAGTCTAACCTTTTCGCTGACATTTCTATTGTAGCGTTTGCCATTTTTCTCAACCGCTTTATACTGCAATAAAACCTGAAAACAATTGATTGAAAGTTCTTTTTCCAAAGCCGAAAAATCGTAATGAAACAGCTCCATAAATACCTTAAAGTCGTTCTTAGCAAACTGGTTTACACTTCCTGTTAACCCTCCATGTTTTTCGCAGGTTATACTAAAAGGATTTTCACTGACAGCAAGTAAGTATGCCAGATAGTTTTGCCATAAATTATCATCAAAGCCATAGTCCGTTGCCAGTTGCAGAAGTTTATGGATTTGTTCATAAATATCTGAAATGATTTCTTCGTGATTGCTATTATCTGCCGCTTGAGTCTCCAAAGTTTTTTCCATGCGTTTTATAATATTGCTTAAGGCATATAATATACTGCCTTCTTTTAAATTGCGATAAAGTATCAATCTTGCTACTTTATTATACATTCCTCTATCTCTCCCTTGCCCATGAATCTGTAAAAGAGCCGTAAAAGCCGCCCTTTCGGATTGCTCCACGACTCTTTTCTCAAATGAAGCAAAAATCGTTGCTATTTGTTAATTTTCTTACATCCTGTCCGGTGCATCAAAGCCAAGAAGTTCAATACATTGTTCTAAGATTCCTTTTACAAGGGTAATAAGTGTAATCCAGGACTGCTGTTTTTTCTTGTCTTCTTCAGAAATAATTTTGTTTTCATGATAAAAGCTGTTGAAAGCATTGGCAAGATCATAAATGTATTGGCAAATCTTATGGGGTGCATATTCATAAAAACTGTGTTCAATCACATCATTGAACTTAGCAGCTTCTAACATTAAATTTACTTCACTTGGTATCACAGATGGTAGTATTTCTCCCCTATCCGATGTCTTGTTCATTTCATTGTATTTGTTTATAATAGACTTAATACGGACAATCGTGTAGAGGATATAAGGGCCGGTATTTCCTTCAAAAGAGATAAAGCGGTCAATATCAAAGATATAATCCTTGGAAGCCTGATTGGATAAATCCCCATACTTTAAAGCAGCGAGTCCGACTTTCTTAGAGATGGTACGACTCTCTTCTTCTGTCATGTCCCTGTTTTCAACCATCTTCTGATAAACCGCATCATTAATACTTCCAATAAGGTTTTCAAGTCGCATAACACCGCCGTCTCTTGTCTTAAATGGTTTTCCGTCTTTTCCGTTCATCGTACCAAAGCCTAAGAAAGTGAGTTTTACATTTTCCTCTACAAGCTTTGTTTTCTTAGCACAACGGAACACCGTTTCAAAATATAATTCCTGTCTCTTATCTACCACATAGATAATTTCATCCGGTCCGAATAACTCCATACGTTCAATCATAGTAGCCAGGTCAGTCGTATTATAAAGTGTTGCACCATCACTTTTTAGAATCATACAGGGAGGAATTTCTTTGGTGTCAGACTCTTCCTTTACGTCTACAACTAAGGCCCCTTCACTAATACGTGTATAATTATGTTCTTTTAGATATTCTACCATGCCTGGAATATACGATTGCGCATCACTTTCCTTTTTCCATAAATCGAAACTAACATTAAGATTTTCATAATTTTTCTTCAAATCATTTACGGATACATTGAGTATATGATTCCATAGTGCTGCATATCCGGCTTTTCCGTTTTGTAAAAGGTAAGTGGCTGTTTTTGCTTCTTCTTTAAACTCAGGATGAGATTTAGAATATTCGTTGGCTGCAGGATATATTTCTTCTAATTCCGTTATAGTAAACGGAGGTTCCACCGGATATTCACCAGTGTAGTTATCATCAAAATACACCAACTCGGGCTGTCTTTTCTTTAATTCAGTAATAATTAATCCCATCTGTAGACCCCAGTCACCTAAATGGACATCACCAATTACATTATGTCCTAAAAAGCGGCTGATGCGCTTTATACTTTCACCGATAACTGCTGAACGCAAATGACCAACATGTAATGGTTTTGCTACATTGGGACCGCCATAATCAATTACAATCGTTTTGGGTAGTATTGCTTTTTCACAACCGAATCGTTCCTCTTGACTAATACTATTTAAATAGTTTACTAAATAATCATTATTAAGTGTTATATTAATAAAACCTGGCATGATAGCTTCCATTTTTTCAAAGGCTTTACTCCCCTTTAGGCTGTCTACCACTTCATTTGCTATCATAATAGGTGCTTTTTTATATATTTTTGCTGCTGCTAAAGCTCCATTACATTGATACTGGCATAAATCAGGGCGATTGGATAAAGTAACCATACCAAATTTGCTTTCATATCCCTTATCTTCAAAGGCCTGCTTTACTTCGTCAGTAATCAAATCAATTAATTTCTTCATTCTGTCCTCCAATTATTTCTTATCTGTATATAATATTCCTATTTTAAATAACTCTACCATAATTAGACATGGATGTAAATATAGTAACGTCAGAAAAACTGCCGTATCTTACCCGGACTGGATGCTCTGTAAGTATCCACCGCATAAAGACGACAGTTTATTTCTCTTTTCATTAGACTTCAGGCCTTTGATTCCTTATCTTATAATTTTACCGGAATAACAGCGGCTGCAACTAGATAAGCCAGAATACCAGCTCCTGTAAGACCGAATATAACGAATAGCAGTCTGACAACAGTTGGGTCTAAATTAATATATTCTGCTATCCCTGCACAGACACCTGCAATTACTCTGTCTGTGTTAGAGCGATATAATTTTTTTGGTTCCATAACAATTTCCTCCTATTAAATCAATTTTTACTTATATTATTTATAGTATAATACTTATTATCTGTTTTCACATTAAAATTATTAAAAATACCTAGTAACATAGCAATATCTTATATTATCTTATTTTTAAGTCAATTTTACCAATTTCGCATTTTAGTGAAAAGGAATCTTTCGCACCAGTATTCTTTATACTTTCAGAAGCGATTCCTGAGTACTTATTATTGTTAATCCGGACAGTTCCTATCCCTGAACTAACATCATAATTATAATCCTCTTCCTTACCATTTATATCCATTTCAACACTACCGATACCACAATTTACTTCATTAACACCTTTTATTATTCCGGACAAAGAAATAGCTCCAATCCCACATTCCACATCTATATCCCTGCCTGTAAAGTCCTCAATTATTAATTCTCCGGCTCCTACTGAATAACTGGAAGCGTTCTCCACATTAAGTTCATCTATTCGAATCCTTCCGGCCCCCACATTAACAATAGCGGTCTTTGCCTTTAGAGAATCTGCTTGGATAGCACCGGCTCCAATGGACAATGTTAATTTATCTGCTTTAAATTCTTGTGGAAGTGTAATTTCTATACGGGTATTGTCAGGCCAACTTATATTATTCTTGTCGGTTCTCACTTTGACTCCAAATATGCTAATCACATGGACTTCATCATTTCTGTCTGCATTGAAATAACCGCTGTCCGTTATCTTCAATATACCATCACTAACTTCACTTTTCACATAGTCCGCACCGGCTTCGTTTACATCCACAGAAAATGTTTCACCTTCTTTTATCGTAACAGTTCCGCTTGAAACATCTAGTTTCAGTGAATCAACTTTTTTATAGGATATGGGATAATCAAGGCTGTCATTGTATATATCTTTTCTATCTGCTTCTTCCCAAGAACCTATACCTTCATTATCTTCATATTCGTCCCAGTCATCCTCATCCCAATCCCTCTCATCCTTGTAAGATGTTTTAGGAACTGTATCTTTCTTAGCCGTCTCTGTTGTTGCCTTTTCCCCAAACCAGAAACCAGCTCTATTACGGAAATTTCTTCCCAAGATGCTATAAGAAAAATCCTCTGGCCGCTCAAACATTGTAGTATCCATACTAAAACCGGCAATCATTAGAATTATACCGATTAATAACGCAATACCCGCAATCTTTAGCAGATTTTTCATAAAAACTCTCATGCTGATACCCTCCTTCCCTTTAAAGGAAGTTTACATAAATCCACAATCCACTGGTATAATACAGGAAATACCTTGGTGCTTAAACCAATCGTAGCCAGGCTAAATAATATACCAATTCCCAGTACAAAGATTCCGCTTCCCGTCATAAAAAACCCAACTGCCGGAAGCCCTATTACCTTAATAACTCCTACAATAGTAAGTATAATGCCTGTTATTATTAAAACAACTGATAATATAGCAAAAGCCAACCATAAGGCACCAACGGTTATAACCGCAGCCAAAATGAATGAAAATATAGTGGCTACTACAGGTATGCCAACAGGTATGGCAAAAATACATAAAAGTATAATTACTATAACTCTGGACGCTGCGTTATTTTTTTGGTAATTCGTTCTGTCATAGCTTCCCTCATTGACGCTATCGCTCTGTTTATCATCTGCTGTACTACTTCTGCTGTAAGTCTGCTGTCTCTCAGTATTGTCTCTGGAAAGCTCTAACTTAGGCCCTTTCAGACCATCATCTTCGTAACCTTTTTCAGTAAAATACCCTCTGTTTTTTATATCCTGCTCATTGGCATTTAATAAGGCCTTAATACTGGCTGCTACCTTAACAGGGGATTCAAGTTCTTTAATAATTTCGTCTTCATGTTCCCATCCGGCATCTTCAAAATAAGTCTCATAGTAAGCCAATGCCTCCATTCTCTCCTCTAGGGGGATATCTAGTAATAAGTCCTCTAATTCCTTTAAAAAATCTTGTTTTGTCATTTAAGTGTTCACCCCCACAAACATATTATTAATTTTACCGCAATAAATCTTCCATTCATTGATGTACAATCGCAACTGTACTTTACCCTTATCCGTTATTTTATAATATCGGCGATTCCGTCCATCAAAAGCTAAATCATAAACTTCTAAGCAATCGTCCTTTTGCAGCCGCCTTAAAACAGGATACAAGGTAGATTCCGATATTTCAATTACCTGGCGGACATCCTGTGTTATTTTATATCCGTAGGTACCTTCTCTTTCTTTGGATACAATTGCAAGAACAATCGCATCGAGTAAAGCTGCACCTGTATTAAATACCATTCGATCTACTCCCTTCCAAAACATACTTATTCAATACTACCGTCATATCTGGAGAACATGTATGGTTTATATATAATAATGTATTCATCACTATATTATATGATGTATAATATTATGTGTTGAATATAATATATACGAAAGGATTATATTTGTCAATTATTTTTTTCTATGATTACAAAGTACAGACGGTATGCCTACAACCAATTACATTTCGGTAGGTTTGTTAGAGATAAGAAAATTAAAAATAGAATAAGAGCTGCACATTTATAAAATAACTAAACAGTTATTCATAATAAATGATGCAGCATTCATTTAAAGATTGGAAAAATAATTATTATTATATACACAATAGGAAGTACAGTCTGTAATCCTTATGGGATTTTCAAATACCATATTATTGGTGTTATTGGTTACAACCACATTATTTACAAGATTAAAATCAGCCATGTAGTGAGTTTTTAAGGAATCTAGTTTATTGCTGATAAAGATATTGTTCATTACTTGAATATTTCTATGCGGCACACCATTGTAAGATATTCCATAAACACCGTTCGCCATGTATCTTTCGTATAAGGTAGCGGTATTTCCTGCTATCTGTATATTATCACAATAGGAGTTTGTTCCATCCGTTATCTTGGTTCCATCTGCTCTAAATTCTGTTTTGTTGGAATAAATTCTTACAAATCGGGTATAGCCTTCCACCAGGTTATCAATAATTTTAACATTCCGGAAATTAACACAGTTTACAAAAAATCCATAGGCACCTACGCCTCCACTGCCTTTTGCCACATTTCCTGCTATTAAGATATTTCTGGATTTTTCTGTACTATTAGGTTGAGAATGGGTACCAATGGCGTTTAAGGGAGCAGGATATCTCTCACTTTTATCAAAAGTACAACCTAGTATACGGATATTTTCACAGCATGCCAGGTCATAATAAGGAGAATCTGGCGGGAAAATCGGCAAGGCATTGGCAGAAGCAAAATCAATTTGTATTGCCTCCCGAAATGGTTCCGGTGTATTTACTTTATATCCAAGAAAACGGCAGTTAAGTATTGATACATCCTTTGAGGCGTTGATATCAATACTGTGAGAGCCAAGGGTGTCTAAAAATACTACATTTTCCAGAGTAATATGTTCTGACTGAAAGATATAGCTTATATTAGCATAGCTATCGCTGCTTAATCCCGGCCCTTGCCCGTTTAATACACCGCCTTTTATCCATATGTTTCTAGAGTATGGAATAG
The nucleotide sequence above comes from Anaerocolumna cellulosilytica. Encoded proteins:
- a CDS encoding PspC domain-containing protein — translated: MEPKKLYRSNTDRVIAGVCAGIAEYINLDPTVVRLLFVIFGLTGAGILAYLVAAAVIPVKL
- the argS gene encoding arginine--tRNA ligase translates to MKKLIDLITDEVKQAFEDKGYESKFGMVTLSNRPDLCQYQCNGALAAAKIYKKAPIMIANEVVDSLKGSKAFEKMEAIMPGFINITLNNDYLVNYLNSISQEERFGCEKAILPKTIVIDYGGPNVAKPLHVGHLRSAVIGESIKRISRFLGHNVIGDVHLGDWGLQMGLIITELKKRQPELVYFDDNYTGEYPVEPPFTITELEEIYPAANEYSKSHPEFKEEAKTATYLLQNGKAGYAALWNHILNVSVNDLKKNYENLNVSFDLWKKESDAQSYIPGMVEYLKEHNYTRISEGALVVDVKEESDTKEIPPCMILKSDGATLYNTTDLATMIERMELFGPDEIIYVVDKRQELYFETVFRCAKKTKLVEENVKLTFLGFGTMNGKDGKPFKTRDGGVMRLENLIGSINDAVYQKMVENRDMTEEESRTISKKVGLAALKYGDLSNQASKDYIFDIDRFISFEGNTGPYILYTIVRIKSIINKYNEMNKTSDRGEILPSVIPSEVNLMLEAAKFNDVIEHSFYEYAPHKICQYIYDLANAFNSFYHENKIISEEDKKKQQSWITLITLVKGILEQCIELLGFDAPDRM
- a CDS encoding DUF4097 family beta strand repeat-containing protein, with amino-acid sequence MRVFMKNLLKIAGIALLIGIILMIAGFSMDTTMFERPEDFSYSILGRNFRNRAGFWFGEKATTETAKKDTVPKTSYKDERDWDEDDWDEYEDNEGIGSWEEADRKDIYNDSLDYPISYKKVDSLKLDVSSGTVTIKEGETFSVDVNEAGADYVKSEVSDGILKITDSGYFNADRNDEVHVISIFGVKVRTDKNNISWPDNTRIEITLPQEFKADKLTLSIGAGAIQADSLKAKTAIVNVGAGRIRIDELNVENASSYSVGAGELIIEDFTGRDIDVECGIGAISLSGIIKGVNEVNCGIGSVEMDINGKEEDYNYDVSSGIGTVRINNNKYSGIASESIKNTGAKDSFSLKCEIGKIDLKIR
- a CDS encoding glycoside hydrolase family protein; protein product: MNSGYIQELLNKKGYILLPDGDYTITETLFIGSDTMLVMSPKVRLIRRANIPIFGTIPYSRNIWIKGGVLNGQGPGLSSDSYANISYIFQSEHITLENVVFLDTLGSHSIDINASKDVSILNCRFLGYKVNTPEPFREAIQIDFASANALPIFPPDSPYYDLACCENIRILGCTFDKSERYPAPLNAIGTHSQPNSTEKSRNILIAGNVAKGSGGVGAYGFFVNCVNFRNVKIIDNLVEGYTRFVRIYSNKTEFRADGTKITDGTNSYCDNIQIAGNTATLYERYMANGVYGISYNGVPHRNIQVMNNIFISNKLDSLKTHYMADFNLVNNVVVTNNTNNMVFENPIRITDCTSYCVYNNNYFSNL
- a CDS encoding DUF1700 domain-containing protein — protein: MTKQDFLKELEDLLLDIPLEERMEALAYYETYFEDAGWEHEDEIIKELESPVKVAASIKALLNANEQDIKNRGYFTEKGYEDDGLKGPKLELSRDNTERQQTYSRSSTADDKQSDSVNEGSYDRTNYQKNNAASRVIVIILLCIFAIPVGIPVVATIFSFILAAVITVGALWLAFAILSVVLIITGIILTIVGVIKVIGLPAVGFFMTGSGIFVLGIGILFSLATIGLSTKVFPVLYQWIVDLCKLPLKGRRVSA
- a CDS encoding ATP-binding protein: MYNKVARLILYRNLKEGSILYALSNIIKRMEKTLETQAADNSNHEEIISDIYEQIHKLLQLATDYGFDDNLWQNYLAYLLAVSENPFSITCEKHGGLTGSVNQFAKNDFKVFMELFHYDFSALEKELSINCFQVLLQYKAVEKNGKRYNRNVSEKVRLLSTKLAAAKDEEEILTIVTEFYKDYGVGAFGLNKAFRIQSIDDALILQPVTNTEDIHLSDLIGYELQKKKLIDNTEAFVEGRKANNVLLFGDSGTGKSTSVKAILNEYYGRGLRMVEIYKHQFKDLSAVISQLKNRNYKFIIYMDDLSFEEFEIEYKYLKAVIEGGLETKPDNILIYATSNRRHLIRETWSDRSDMSKDELHRSDTMQEKLSLVARFGITINYSAPNQKEFFEIVKGLATVTEGIKLDETELLAQANIWEMSHGGRSGRTAQQFINYLSGKHISETK
- a CDS encoding PadR family transcriptional regulator, whose translation is MVFNTGAALLDAIVLAIVSKEREGTYGYKITQDVRQVIEISESTLYPVLRRLQKDDCLEVYDLAFDGRNRRYYKITDKGKVQLRLYINEWKIYCGKINNMFVGVNT